The Fictibacillus arsenicus genome contains a region encoding:
- a CDS encoding response regulator transcription factor — protein MRTILLVEDEETISRVLTVYLKHEGYEVLQAFDGKTALHMFTEHTPNLVLLDVMLPDRDGWSILQEIRENSSCPVIMLTALGDIDYRLKGLNQGADDYITKPFIGEEVIARVNAVLRRAANVLETDNIKQFGSLSLNLDSHVVKINGEPVVLTPKDLSLLFFLAARPNRTFTRDNLIEQVWGLDYDGSERAVDLAIKRIRQALAKWPDSQGEIRTLRGLGYQFCVYEK, from the coding sequence ATGAGAACAATTTTGTTAGTTGAAGATGAAGAAACCATCTCAAGAGTTTTGACCGTGTACTTAAAACATGAAGGCTATGAAGTGCTTCAGGCATTTGATGGTAAAACGGCACTTCATATGTTTACTGAACATACTCCTAATCTCGTACTATTGGATGTAATGCTCCCAGATCGAGATGGCTGGAGCATCCTGCAAGAAATCCGCGAAAACAGCTCTTGTCCCGTTATCATGCTGACTGCACTTGGAGACATCGATTACCGTTTAAAAGGATTGAACCAAGGCGCTGACGATTACATAACAAAGCCCTTCATTGGTGAAGAAGTCATTGCAAGAGTTAATGCAGTATTACGCCGTGCTGCAAATGTTTTAGAGACAGATAATATAAAACAATTTGGATCACTGAGCCTTAATCTTGATTCTCATGTTGTCAAAATAAACGGAGAACCTGTCGTTCTTACACCGAAAGATCTTTCCCTGCTTTTCTTTTTAGCAGCTAGGCCTAACCGGACATTTACTAGGGACAATTTAATTGAACAAGTTTGGGGACTGGATTACGACGGCAGTGAACGCGCTGTGGACCTCGCGATAAAACGAATCAGACAAGCGCTGGCAAAATGGCCTGATTCACAAGGAGAAATACGTACACTTCGAGGATTGGGGTATCAGTTCTGTGTCTATGAAAAATAA